In Aspergillus flavus chromosome 3, complete sequence, one genomic interval encodes:
- a CDS encoding cytochrome P450 monooxygenase, whose protein sequence is MILLLCTSLLVVSYLVSLIVYRIYFHPLSKIPGPLLPKITDWYPAWCVWRGSSHTALWEGHRRYGSIGRCGPNSVSVCSQTGLMEIYSTKANVCKDESYVVMSVGSHAPNTFSFIDKKTHAFRRKILFQAFTDNALNGVQDQILSHISEFCAMLNPPPSNGAGQSSVWGPSVDIAPLCDYLAFDVISDLSYGRSFGMLKSDRYRYVPKLTRRLARRNATCMTQSKLWRYKLDRLFFAGFLKALRDFGLWIRHQGKERIRLGNNGPRKDCFHYLLNGSDPKTGQGLTERELRVELLLLIVAGSDTVATSLSAVLFNLAHNQQALQKATAEIRSCFEREEDIRLGTRLKSCSYLHACISESLRISPAVSNMPPRRVLPGGITVDGYYIPEGTIIGTPIYALHHNEEYFPRPFKYEPERWLENEANGENPSTDDGLKRARAAFCPFSIGPRSCVAKNLAWAELTLTLARVLFSYDVRLPPDHCEVEPDCCSSVPRDQSPEYKLRTWIVSAREGPSLQFRPRNVKVP, encoded by the exons ATGATCTTACTCTTGTGTACTAGTCTTTTGGTTGTTTCCTAT CTTGTCTCACTTATCGTGTATCGGATATATTTTCACCCATTGTCCAAGATCCCTGGGCCACTACTACCAAAGATAACTGACTGGTACCCCGCCTGGTGTGTATGGAGAGGTTCTTCCCATACCGCACTTTGGGAAGGACATCGGAGATATG GAAGTATCGGTAGATGTGGCCCTAATTCAGTATCCGTGTGCTCTCAGACGGGGCTGATGGAAATATATTCAACAAAGGCCAACGTGTGTAAGGATGAGTCTTACGTGGTGATGAGTGTCGGAAGCCATGCGCCCAATACATTTAGCTTCATAGACAAAAAGACACATGCCTTCAGGCGGAAGATTCTCTTCCAAGCTTTTACAGACAATGCGCTGAATGGGGTGCAGGATCAAATTCTGTCCCACATAAGTGAGTTTTGTGCCATGctcaatcctcctccttccaaCGGAGCAGGCCAAAGCTCTGTCTGGGGACCTAGTGTGGACATCGCACCCTTATGTGACTACCTTGCATTTGATGTCATTAGCGACCTCAGCTATGGTCGAAGCTTTGGCATGCTAAAAAGCGATAGATATCGCTATGTACCGAAGTTAACCAGAAGGTTAGCTCGTCGAAATGCAACG TGCATGACCCAATCAAAGCTGTGGCGCTATAAGCTCGATCGCTTATTCTTCGCTGGCTTCTTAAAGGCCTTGAGGGATTTTGGTCTTTGGATTCGTCACCAGGGCAAGGAAAGGATTCGTCTAGGGAATAATGGCCCTCGGAAAGATTGCTTCCACTATTTACTCAATGGATCAGATCCCAAGACCGGCCAAGGATTAACGGAGAGGGAATTAAGAGTTGAATTGTTGCTCTTAATCGTTGCGG GGTCAGATACCGTCGCCACCAGCCTGAGTGCGGTTCTCTTTAACCTCGCGCATAACCAGCAAGCCCTGCAAAAGGCCACAGCGGAGATTCGCTCATGCTTCGAACGGGAGGAAGATATTCGCTTGGGCACTCGGTTGAAATCGTGTAGCTATCTACATGCATGCATATCAGAGTCCTTGCGCATTTCACCCGCAGTCTCAAACATGCCTCCTCGCCGTGTATTACCTGGAGGCATAACGGTAGACGGGTATTATATACCAGAAGGAACTATAATCGGGACACCAATCTATGCCCTGCACCATAATGAGGAATACTTTCCGAGACCATTCAAATATGAGCCGGAACGCTGGTTAGAGAATGAGGCCAATGGCGAAAATCCGTCCACGGATGATGGCCTCAAGCGAGCACGGGCGGCATTTTGTCCCTTTAGTATAGGGCCAAGATCGTGCGTGGCTAAGAACCTGGCGTGGGCCGAGCTCACTCTTACACTCGCTCGTGTACTATTCTCGTACGACGTCCGACTGCCGCCTGATCATTGTGAGGTTGAACCAGATTGTTGCAGCTCGGTGCCTAGGGATCAGAGTCCTGAGTATAAGCTGCGCACATGGATTGTGTCCGCGAGAGAAGGTCCATCGCTACAATTTCGTCCTAGAAATGTTAAGGTACCATAG
- a CDS encoding uncharacterized protein (expressed protein), which produces MGECLFSCYPMLARRSPYHKTMPATALVLYAYWPDISFDKSYYLNTHISLAERTWTIYELPGWHITRFTSNPGGLKPPHLICANLEGKNGAI; this is translated from the coding sequence ATGGGGGAATGCCTTTTCTCATGTTACCCAATGCTAGCAAGAAGGTCCCCATACCATAAAACCATGCCAGCCACTGCCCTTGTTTTGTATGCATATTGGCCTGATATCTCGTTCGATAAGAGCTACTACTTGAACACACATATTTCTTTGGCTGAGAGGACATGGACTATTTACGAGCTACCGGGCTGGCATATAACGAGATTCACCAGCAACCCCGGCGGATTGAAACCGCCACATTTAATCTGTGCTAACTTGGAGGGGAAGAACGGTGCTATATAA